One Catenulispora sp. GP43 genomic window carries:
- a CDS encoding isocitrate lyase/phosphoenolpyruvate mutase family protein, protein MTSQHDKATGFHALHVPGTPLALANAWDGASARVVASTGAPAVATTSAGVAWGLGAADGGHLDRDRAVALIRRVVDTVSVPVTADIEDGFGPDADAVAETVAQVIAAGAVGINIEDGPRDPAELAARIAAARRAADEAGIPLFVNARIDVFLFGLGAPEDRLGETLARAERYLAAGASGIFVPGVSAPETISALVEGIDAPLNVMVGPGAPAVAELAALGVARVSLGAAVAEAAYGLVRRAAEELAKSGTYTAVEGGMPYPELNGLMS, encoded by the coding sequence ATGACATCTCAGCACGACAAGGCCACCGGCTTCCACGCCCTGCACGTCCCCGGCACGCCCCTGGCCCTGGCCAACGCCTGGGACGGCGCCAGCGCCCGGGTCGTCGCCTCCACCGGCGCGCCCGCGGTCGCCACCACCAGCGCCGGTGTGGCCTGGGGCCTGGGCGCGGCCGACGGCGGCCACCTGGACCGCGACCGCGCGGTGGCGCTGATCCGCCGGGTCGTGGACACGGTGAGCGTGCCGGTCACCGCCGACATCGAGGACGGCTTCGGCCCGGACGCCGACGCCGTGGCCGAGACGGTCGCCCAAGTGATCGCGGCCGGCGCGGTCGGCATCAACATCGAGGACGGCCCGCGCGACCCGGCCGAGCTCGCCGCGCGCATCGCCGCCGCCCGCCGGGCCGCCGACGAGGCGGGGATCCCGCTGTTCGTCAACGCGCGCATCGACGTGTTCCTGTTCGGGCTCGGCGCGCCGGAGGACCGGCTCGGCGAGACCCTGGCCCGGGCCGAGCGCTATCTGGCGGCCGGCGCCAGCGGCATCTTCGTGCCCGGGGTGTCGGCGCCGGAGACGATCAGCGCCCTGGTCGAGGGCATCGACGCGCCGCTGAACGTGATGGTCGGGCCCGGCGCGCCGGCGGTCGCGGAGCTCGCCGCGCTCGGCGTGGCGCGGGTCAGCCTGGGCGCCGCCGTCGCCGAGGCGGCTTACGGGCTGGTCCGGCGAGCCGCCGAGGAACTGGCCAAGAGCGGTACTTACACGGCGGTCGAGGGCGGGATGCCCTACCCGGAGCTCAACGGCTTGATGAGCTGA
- a CDS encoding metallopeptidase TldD-related protein, with amino-acid sequence MSTQATPQQLVDKALELSRADGAVVIVDAGTDANLRWANNTLTTNGVSAGQQVTVISMKNGASGAASASVGVVGRSGVDLSTLEDLVRASEKAAEESGPAEDANELIAGRVSADWDEAPAQTDISVFAAFAPALGETLAAARAEGNLLFGYAEHSMTTQYLGSSAGLRLRHAQPTGSVQLNAKSGDRSRSAWTGVPTADFSDVDVVAAGQDLARRLEWAKRRIDLPAGRYETLLPPTSVADLMIYAYWSAALRDAVDGRSVFSTSGGGSRIGESLAGASKVKPTLRSDPAAPGLECAPYVDAYSSSAATSVFDNGLALAPTEWIKDGVLAALPATRQTAAAADAPLTPFVDNLILEANPGGTGPSLAEMTAATGDGLLLTSMWYIREVDPQTLLLTGLTRDGVYKVEGGEVVGEVTNFRFNESPVSLLSRIAEAGRTERTFSREWGDYFNRTAMPALRIPDFNMSSVSPAS; translated from the coding sequence GTGAGCACCCAAGCCACACCTCAGCAGCTGGTCGACAAGGCGCTGGAGCTCTCCCGCGCCGACGGCGCCGTGGTCATCGTCGACGCCGGGACCGACGCCAACCTGCGCTGGGCCAACAACACCCTGACCACCAACGGCGTCTCGGCCGGGCAGCAGGTCACGGTCATCTCCATGAAGAACGGCGCGAGCGGCGCGGCCTCGGCCTCGGTCGGCGTGGTCGGCCGCTCCGGTGTGGACCTGTCCACCCTGGAGGACCTGGTCCGGGCCAGCGAGAAGGCGGCCGAGGAGTCCGGGCCGGCCGAGGACGCCAACGAGCTGATCGCCGGCCGGGTCTCGGCGGACTGGGACGAGGCGCCGGCGCAGACCGACATCTCGGTGTTCGCCGCGTTCGCCCCGGCGCTCGGCGAGACCCTCGCGGCCGCGCGCGCCGAGGGCAACCTGCTCTTCGGCTACGCCGAGCACAGCATGACCACCCAGTACCTGGGCTCCTCGGCGGGCCTGCGGCTGCGGCACGCGCAGCCCACCGGGTCGGTGCAGCTCAACGCCAAGTCCGGCGACCGGTCCCGCTCGGCCTGGACCGGGGTGCCGACCGCGGACTTCTCCGACGTGGACGTCGTGGCCGCCGGCCAGGACCTGGCGCGCCGCCTGGAGTGGGCCAAGCGCCGGATCGACCTGCCGGCCGGCCGGTACGAGACGCTGCTTCCGCCGACCTCGGTCGCCGACCTGATGATCTACGCCTACTGGTCGGCGGCGCTGCGGGACGCGGTGGACGGCCGCTCGGTGTTCAGCACGAGCGGCGGCGGGTCCCGGATCGGCGAGAGCCTGGCGGGCGCTTCGAAGGTCAAGCCCACGCTGCGCAGCGACCCGGCCGCGCCGGGTCTGGAGTGCGCCCCTTACGTGGACGCCTATTCCTCAAGTGCCGCGACGTCCGTTTTCGACAACGGGCTCGCGCTCGCGCCGACGGAGTGGATCAAGGACGGCGTGCTGGCCGCGCTGCCGGCGACCCGGCAGACCGCGGCCGCGGCGGACGCCCCGCTGACGCCGTTCGTCGACAACCTGATCCTGGAGGCGAACCCGGGCGGGACCGGTCCGTCGCTGGCCGAGATGACCGCCGCCACCGGCGACGGCCTGCTGCTGACCAGCATGTGGTACATCCGCGAGGTGGACCCGCAGACCCTGCTGCTGACCGGGCTGACCCGGGACGGCGTCTACAAGGTCGAGGGCGGCGAGGTGGTCGGCGAGGTCACCAACTTCCGGTTCAACGAGTCGCCGGTCTCGCTGCTGTCGCGGATCGCCGAGGCGGGCCGGACGGAGCGGACCTTCTCCCGGGAGTGGGGCGACTACTTCAACCGGACCGCGATGCCGGCGCTGCGGATCCCGGACTTCAACATGTCCTCGGTGAGCCCGGCCTCCTAG
- a CDS encoding serine protease: MEVPDRLSRVARRRQRAQARKRARARRAALAAGVAGFLVIAGMLGAAFSKPSPAKAVAADGAAQPAAPTTAVSTSLSTSSSTSAPAQGAAAAAPPAALAAGVSSADAPGRVTPEPTARDTASTSAAAAAGPGSTVDPPAQPTSSPSGKPFGGTSVAGVLYQPDSGVSSHFCSASVVHSAAGNLVITAAHCVYSDGPKSDIAFAPGFHDGQLPYGSWPVTKVVVSQNWQNSDDPDEDVAFLQVAPSASGASLESVTGADQIAFDQGFGMPVTVPAYPQGSDTPITCAAPAKKFSATQTEWDCRGYPDGTSGAPFLTNVDSSGEKGTVTGVIGGYQQGGDTPDVSYSAYFGSAVQALYQSATS, from the coding sequence ATGGAGGTTCCCGACCGGCTGTCGCGGGTCGCACGCAGGCGGCAGCGCGCCCAGGCCCGCAAGCGGGCCAGGGCCCGGCGCGCGGCGCTCGCCGCCGGGGTGGCCGGCTTCCTGGTGATCGCCGGGATGCTCGGCGCCGCGTTCAGCAAGCCCTCCCCGGCCAAGGCGGTGGCCGCCGACGGCGCGGCGCAGCCCGCGGCGCCCACGACCGCCGTGTCGACCAGCCTCTCGACCTCGAGCTCGACCTCGGCGCCGGCCCAGGGCGCGGCCGCCGCGGCCCCGCCCGCGGCGCTGGCGGCCGGCGTGAGCAGCGCCGACGCGCCCGGCCGCGTCACCCCGGAGCCGACCGCCCGCGACACCGCGAGCACCTCCGCCGCCGCGGCCGCCGGACCCGGCTCCACGGTCGACCCGCCGGCGCAGCCGACGAGCTCGCCGAGCGGGAAGCCGTTCGGCGGCACCTCGGTGGCCGGCGTGCTGTACCAGCCGGACTCCGGCGTCTCCAGCCACTTCTGCAGCGCCTCGGTCGTGCACAGCGCGGCCGGGAACCTGGTCATCACCGCCGCGCACTGCGTCTACAGTGACGGCCCCAAGTCCGACATCGCCTTCGCCCCCGGCTTCCACGACGGCCAGCTGCCCTACGGCTCCTGGCCGGTCACCAAGGTCGTGGTCTCCCAGAACTGGCAGAACTCCGACGACCCGGACGAGGACGTGGCGTTCCTGCAGGTGGCGCCGTCGGCGAGCGGGGCCTCGCTGGAGTCGGTGACCGGCGCCGACCAGATCGCCTTCGACCAGGGCTTCGGGATGCCGGTCACGGTCCCGGCCTACCCGCAGGGCTCGGACACGCCGATCACCTGCGCCGCGCCGGCCAAGAAGTTCAGCGCGACCCAGACCGAGTGGGACTGCCGCGGGTATCCGGACGGCACCTCCGGCGCGCCGTTCCTCACCAACGTGGACTCCAGTGGCGAGAAGGGCACCGTCACCGGCGTGATCGGCGGCTACCAGCAGGGTGGCGACACCCCGGACGTGTCCTACAGCGCCTACTTCGGCTCGGCCGTCCAGGCGTTGTATCAGAGCGCGACATCGTGA
- the fabG gene encoding 3-oxoacyl-[acyl-carrier-protein] reductase yields MSRSVLVTGGNRGIGLAIAKAFAASGDKVAITYRSGEVPEGLFGVKCDVTSAEDVDRAFGEVEAQQGPVEVLVANAGITRDTLLLRMSDEDFEAVLDTNLVGSFRVAKRASKGMLRLKRGRIVLISSVVGLSGSAGQANYAASKAGLVGFARSVAREIGSRGITCNVVAPGFVETDMTAVLSDDRKAEILKQVPLNRYASTDEIAGVVRFLASEDAAYITGAVIPVDGGLGMGH; encoded by the coding sequence TTGAGCCGGTCCGTACTGGTCACGGGGGGAAACCGGGGAATTGGCCTGGCCATCGCGAAGGCCTTCGCGGCGAGCGGGGACAAGGTCGCGATCACCTACCGCTCGGGCGAGGTCCCCGAGGGGCTGTTCGGGGTGAAGTGCGACGTGACCTCGGCCGAGGACGTCGACCGCGCCTTCGGCGAGGTCGAGGCCCAGCAGGGCCCGGTCGAGGTGCTGGTCGCCAACGCCGGCATCACCCGCGACACGCTGCTGCTCCGGATGAGCGACGAGGACTTCGAGGCGGTGCTGGACACCAACCTGGTCGGCTCCTTCCGGGTCGCCAAGCGCGCCAGCAAGGGCATGCTGCGCCTCAAGCGCGGCCGCATCGTCCTGATCTCCTCGGTGGTCGGGCTGTCCGGCTCGGCCGGGCAGGCCAACTACGCCGCCAGCAAAGCCGGCCTGGTCGGCTTCGCGCGCTCGGTGGCCCGCGAGATCGGCTCGCGCGGCATCACCTGCAACGTCGTGGCCCCGGGCTTCGTCGAGACCGACATGACCGCGGTCCTGTCCGACGACCGCAAGGCCGAGATCCTCAAGCAGGTGCCGCTGAACCGGTACGCCTCCACCGACGAGATCGCCGGCGTGGTGCGGTTCCTGGCCTCCGAGGACGCCGCGTACATCACTGGAGCCGTCATCCCGGTTGACGGCGGACTGGGAATGGGGCACTGA
- a CDS encoding LuxR C-terminal-related transcriptional regulator → MPSPAQQSSPAQQPSPAQLTPRPRSAPGTRVPTPGEVGLRRVLAVADVLLGAVEEGELVDRLLPVLRRSVPADTVLWLDSERRHPGTCRAEPPGSVGAEQAAVLAAHADDPLMAAAWHGPGTATRRSDLHTDHEFHRLPVFAALFAPLGARRQLVMAVRPDQERRIVVLFNRSSPDFTQHDVAVAEAVRPRIGSALARFGGPGPRREKVSPREADVLDLLCRGLTDRQIATRLGISPRTVDKHLEHAYVKLGVRCRVQAATRWRS, encoded by the coding sequence ATGCCCTCTCCGGCCCAGCAGTCTTCTCCGGCCCAACAGCCTTCGCCGGCCCAGCTCACGCCCCGCCCCCGATCGGCGCCCGGAACCCGTGTCCCGACACCGGGCGAGGTGGGGCTGCGCCGGGTCCTGGCGGTGGCCGACGTCCTGCTCGGCGCGGTCGAGGAGGGCGAGCTGGTGGACCGGCTGCTGCCGGTGCTGCGCCGCTCGGTCCCGGCCGACACCGTGCTGTGGCTGGACTCCGAGCGGCGGCATCCGGGGACCTGCCGGGCCGAGCCGCCCGGATCGGTCGGCGCCGAGCAGGCCGCCGTGCTGGCCGCGCATGCCGACGATCCGCTGATGGCGGCGGCCTGGCACGGCCCGGGCACCGCGACGCGGCGCTCGGACCTGCACACCGACCACGAGTTCCACCGGCTGCCGGTCTTCGCCGCGCTGTTCGCGCCGCTGGGCGCCCGGCGCCAGCTGGTGATGGCCGTGCGGCCGGACCAGGAGCGGCGGATCGTCGTGCTCTTCAACCGCTCCTCCCCCGACTTCACGCAGCACGACGTGGCCGTCGCCGAGGCCGTGCGGCCCCGGATCGGCAGCGCGCTGGCCCGGTTCGGCGGGCCGGGACCGCGCCGGGAGAAGGTCTCGCCGCGCGAGGCCGACGTGCTGGACCTGCTGTGCCGGGGCCTGACGGACCGGCAGATCGCCACCCGGCTGGGGATCAGCCCGCGGACCGTGGACAAGCACCTGGAGCACGCCTACGTGAAACTCGGCGTCCGCTGCCGCGTGCAGGCGGCCACGCGCTGGCGGTCGTGA
- a CDS encoding TldD/PmbA family protein, translating to MTVDESFTSLPLGDLAEAALSRARDLGAEHADFRVETVRSQHINLRDGNVDGVSDSSDSGLSVRVVYDGTWGFAAGVALTAQSAAALAEQAVEVARVSKPVNSEPVVLAPEPVHGEHVWISRYQVNPFDVPDTEKIAHFQRWSERLLGAEGVAHVDAEFQAVQECKYFADLAGNRLTQQRIRTEGALTAVAVDEETGAFETMRTVAPPVGRGWEFFTGNDVHDWDAELDALPGLLRDKLAAPSVEPGEYDLVIDPSNLWLTIHESIGHATELDRALGYEAAYAGTSFATPDKLGTLEYGSPAMFVTGDRVSEHGLATVGFDDEGVQTQQWDIIKDGVLVGYQLDRRIAQLKGLNGGRSNGCAFADSAAHVPIQRMANVSLQPAEDGPSVQELISRVRRGLYIIGDKSWSIDMQRYNFQFTGQRAFLIEDGQIKGQVKDFAYQATTTDFWGAMEAVGGPQTYVVGGSFQCGKGQPGQVAPVSHGAPTALFRGIRILNTVQEAGQ from the coding sequence ATGACCGTAGACGAGTCCTTCACCTCGCTCCCCCTGGGCGATCTCGCCGAGGCGGCGCTGTCCCGGGCGCGCGACCTGGGCGCCGAGCACGCCGACTTCCGCGTCGAGACCGTCCGCTCCCAGCACATCAACCTGCGCGACGGCAACGTCGACGGCGTCAGCGACTCCTCGGACAGCGGGCTGAGCGTGCGCGTCGTGTACGACGGCACCTGGGGCTTCGCCGCCGGCGTCGCGCTCACCGCGCAGAGCGCCGCCGCGCTGGCCGAGCAGGCCGTCGAGGTGGCCAGGGTGTCCAAGCCGGTGAACTCCGAGCCGGTGGTGCTGGCTCCGGAGCCGGTGCACGGCGAGCACGTGTGGATCTCCAGGTACCAGGTCAACCCCTTCGACGTGCCGGACACCGAGAAGATCGCGCACTTCCAGCGCTGGTCCGAGCGGCTGCTGGGGGCCGAAGGCGTGGCGCACGTGGACGCCGAGTTCCAGGCCGTGCAGGAGTGCAAGTACTTCGCCGACCTGGCCGGCAACCGGCTCACCCAGCAGCGGATCCGCACCGAGGGGGCCCTGACCGCGGTCGCGGTCGACGAGGAGACCGGCGCGTTCGAGACCATGCGCACCGTCGCGCCGCCGGTCGGGCGCGGCTGGGAGTTCTTCACCGGCAACGACGTCCACGACTGGGACGCCGAGCTCGACGCGCTGCCGGGCCTGCTGCGGGACAAGCTCGCCGCGCCGTCGGTGGAGCCGGGCGAGTACGACCTCGTCATCGACCCCTCGAACCTGTGGCTGACCATCCACGAGTCCATCGGCCACGCCACCGAGCTGGACCGCGCGCTCGGCTACGAGGCGGCCTACGCCGGGACCTCGTTCGCCACGCCCGACAAACTCGGCACCTTGGAATACGGCTCCCCCGCGATGTTCGTCACCGGCGACCGCGTCTCCGAGCACGGCCTGGCCACCGTCGGGTTCGACGACGAGGGCGTGCAGACGCAGCAGTGGGACATCATCAAGGACGGCGTCCTGGTCGGCTATCAGCTCGACCGGCGCATCGCACAGCTCAAGGGCCTCAACGGCGGCCGCTCCAACGGCTGCGCCTTCGCCGACTCGGCAGCCCACGTGCCGATCCAGCGCATGGCCAACGTCTCGCTCCAGCCGGCCGAGGACGGCCCGTCCGTCCAGGAGCTGATCTCGCGGGTGCGGCGCGGGCTCTACATCATCGGCGACAAGTCGTGGTCGATCGACATGCAGCGCTACAACTTCCAGTTCACCGGCCAGCGTGCGTTCCTGATCGAGGACGGCCAGATCAAGGGCCAGGTGAAGGACTTCGCCTACCAGGCCACGACCACCGACTTCTGGGGCGCGATGGAGGCGGTCGGCGGGCCGCAGACCTATGTCGTCGGCGGCTCCTTCCAGTGCGGCAAGGGCCAGCCCGGGCAGGTGGCGCCGGTCAGCCACGGCGCCCCGACCGCGCTGTTCCGCGGCATCCGCATCCTCAACACCGTCCAGGAGGCCGGGCAGTGA
- a CDS encoding DUF1003 domain-containing protein, translating into MTAQAQLKTTVKSAVKHISPGSWRRHPGVRTGEQLTRGERAADSMRNSMGSWGFVFVAVGFLVVWMTLNVILDKSTGHTFDAYPFILLNLVLSCVAALQGAILLIAAKRSDQVASELAQHDYEADCQSREMLQVLTEEFSALRAQHAEQSQQLAELIARLPQA; encoded by the coding sequence ATGACCGCACAAGCTCAGCTCAAGACCACCGTGAAGTCTGCCGTCAAGCACATATCCCCGGGCAGCTGGCGGCGTCACCCCGGAGTGCGTACCGGCGAACAGCTCACCCGGGGTGAGCGGGCCGCGGACTCGATGCGCAACAGCATGGGGTCGTGGGGGTTCGTCTTCGTGGCCGTGGGGTTCCTGGTTGTGTGGATGACGCTCAACGTCATCCTGGACAAGTCGACGGGGCACACCTTCGACGCTTACCCGTTCATCCTGCTGAACCTGGTGCTCTCCTGCGTGGCGGCGCTGCAGGGCGCGATCCTGCTGATCGCGGCCAAGCGCTCGGACCAGGTGGCCAGCGAGCTGGCGCAGCACGACTACGAGGCGGACTGCCAGTCCCGGGAGATGCTGCAGGTGCTCACCGAGGAGTTCTCGGCGCTGCGCGCCCAGCACGCCGAGCAGAGCCAGCAGCTGGCCGAGCTGATCGCGCGGCTGCCGCAGGCGTAG
- the moaA gene encoding GTP 3',8-cyclase MoaA, whose product MLVDTFGRTATDLRVSLTDRCNLRCTYCMPAEGLPWLPKAELLTDEEILRLIGVAVRLLGVDQVRFTGGEPLIRPGLAALVAEVARLEPRPRISLTTNALGLARLAPTLKAAGLDRVNVSLDTLDPAVFRELTRRDRFADVVAGLEAAAAAGLTPVKVNSVLMRGVNDAEAPALLRWCLERGYELRFIEQMPLDAQHGWDRSQMVTADEILTALHREFELTPEGPAVRGAAPAETWLVDGGPGRVGVIASVTRPFCGACDRVRLTADGQVRTCLFAREESDLRGALRDGAGDEELAERWRVAMLGKKRAAGIGEPGFVQPERPMSAIGG is encoded by the coding sequence ATGCTGGTCGACACGTTCGGCAGAACGGCGACGGACTTGCGGGTGTCCCTGACCGACCGCTGCAACCTGCGCTGTACGTACTGCATGCCCGCCGAGGGACTGCCCTGGCTGCCGAAGGCCGAACTGCTCACCGACGAGGAGATCCTGCGCCTGATCGGCGTCGCGGTCCGGCTGCTGGGTGTGGACCAGGTGCGCTTCACCGGCGGCGAGCCGCTGATCCGGCCGGGGCTGGCGGCGCTGGTGGCCGAGGTGGCGCGGCTGGAGCCCCGGCCCCGCATCTCGCTGACGACGAACGCGCTCGGACTGGCCCGCCTGGCCCCGACGCTGAAGGCCGCCGGCCTGGACCGGGTCAACGTCTCGCTGGACACCCTGGACCCCGCGGTGTTCCGCGAGCTGACCCGCCGCGACCGGTTCGCCGATGTGGTCGCCGGCCTGGAGGCGGCGGCCGCGGCCGGGCTGACGCCGGTGAAGGTGAACAGCGTGCTGATGCGCGGCGTCAACGACGCCGAGGCCCCGGCCCTGCTCAGGTGGTGTCTGGAGCGCGGCTACGAGCTGCGCTTCATCGAGCAGATGCCGCTGGACGCCCAGCACGGCTGGGACCGCTCGCAGATGGTGACCGCCGACGAGATCCTGACGGCCCTGCACCGCGAGTTCGAGCTGACCCCCGAGGGCCCGGCGGTCCGCGGCGCGGCGCCGGCCGAGACCTGGCTGGTGGACGGCGGCCCGGGGCGGGTCGGGGTGATCGCGAGTGTGACCCGGCCGTTCTGCGGGGCGTGCGACCGGGTGCGGCTGACGGCCGACGGCCAGGTGCGCACCTGCCTGTTCGCGCGCGAGGAATCGGATCTGCGCGGCGCGCTGCGCGACGGGGCGGGCGACGAGGAGCTGGCCGAGCGCTGGCGGGTGGCGATGCTGGGGAAGAAGCGCGCGGCCGGGATCGGCGAGCCGGGGTTCGTGCAGCCCGAGCGGCCGATGTCGGCGATCGGCGGGTAG
- the fabI gene encoding enoyl-ACP reductase FabI codes for MGILEGKRIVVTGVLTDSSIAFHAARIAQEEGAQVVLTAFPRPSLTQRIAKKLPNGDAPVIELDVTNAEHLAALADNVKQYMDGVDGIVHSIAFGPQDALGGNFLNTPWESVATAVHVSAYSLKSVTMALLDLFPESGGSVVGLDFDAQVAWPGYDWMGVAKAALESTSRYLARDLGPRGIRSNLISAGPLKTMAAKSIPGFEKFDGVWDERAPIGWDLLDMEPTARGIVALLSDWFPRTTGEIIHVDGGMHAMGA; via the coding sequence ATGGGAATCCTCGAAGGCAAGCGCATCGTCGTCACCGGTGTGCTCACCGACTCCTCCATCGCCTTCCACGCCGCGCGCATCGCGCAGGAGGAGGGCGCGCAGGTGGTGCTGACCGCGTTCCCGCGGCCGTCGCTGACCCAGCGGATCGCCAAGAAGCTGCCCAACGGCGACGCGCCGGTGATCGAGCTCGACGTGACCAACGCCGAGCACCTGGCGGCGCTCGCGGACAACGTGAAGCAGTACATGGACGGCGTGGACGGGATCGTCCACAGCATCGCGTTCGGCCCGCAGGACGCCCTCGGCGGCAACTTCCTGAACACCCCCTGGGAGTCGGTCGCGACCGCGGTCCACGTCTCGGCGTACTCGCTGAAGTCGGTGACCATGGCCCTGCTGGACCTGTTCCCCGAGTCCGGCGGCTCGGTGGTCGGCCTGGACTTCGACGCCCAGGTGGCCTGGCCGGGCTACGACTGGATGGGCGTGGCCAAGGCGGCGCTGGAGTCCACCTCCCGCTACCTGGCCCGCGACCTCGGCCCGCGCGGCATCCGCAGCAACCTGATCTCGGCCGGCCCGCTGAAGACCATGGCCGCCAAGTCGATCCCCGGCTTCGAGAAGTTCGACGGCGTGTGGGACGAGCGCGCGCCGATCGGCTGGGACCTGCTCGACATGGAGCCGACCGCGCGCGGGATCGTCGCGCTGCTGTCGGACTGGTTCCCGCGGACCACCGGCGAGATCATCCACGTCGACGGCGGCATGCACGCGATGGGCGCCTGA
- a CDS encoding D-alanyl-D-alanine carboxypeptidase family protein has protein sequence MEQRDQTPQEPAGREPAAHEPAAEDIGRAAAEAAARAGEYGPGDGYAEPAGRRPRRWLIVGGVAVAALAVAGTAAALAGRSHNTSNDTALNAAAARTEQSPTVPPTTPQSTAGTDGTTAPTTPGISPTSPTSGTKPTSAPKTPATSPKSSPSTTGAPTESGDGENGDCENTSHDTPADEAMKFTGMTRGTQAAFLSAQKAAEAAGLSFELNSGYRSAAYQQRVFDCWVKQLGSPQAARQYALPPSESAHVQGYAMDIAPPSAASWLESTKGQYGLCRRYEDETWHFEYQARYKTQGCPALLPHP, from the coding sequence ATGGAACAGCGCGATCAGACGCCGCAGGAGCCTGCTGGCCGGGAGCCTGCTGCCCACGAGCCCGCTGCCGAGGACATCGGCCGCGCCGCGGCGGAGGCGGCGGCCCGGGCCGGCGAGTACGGACCCGGCGACGGCTACGCCGAACCGGCCGGCCGCCGGCCCAGGCGCTGGCTGATCGTCGGCGGTGTCGCGGTGGCCGCGCTGGCCGTGGCCGGCACCGCCGCGGCGCTCGCCGGCCGCTCGCACAACACGTCGAACGACACGGCCCTGAACGCGGCCGCCGCGCGCACCGAGCAGAGCCCCACGGTCCCGCCGACCACCCCGCAAAGCACCGCGGGCACCGACGGCACGACGGCCCCGACCACCCCGGGCATCTCGCCGACCTCGCCGACCTCGGGCACCAAGCCCACCTCGGCCCCGAAGACCCCGGCGACCAGCCCGAAGTCCTCGCCGAGCACGACCGGCGCCCCGACCGAGTCCGGGGACGGCGAGAACGGCGACTGCGAGAACACCAGCCATGACACCCCCGCCGACGAGGCGATGAAGTTCACCGGCATGACCCGGGGCACGCAGGCGGCGTTCCTGAGCGCCCAGAAGGCCGCCGAGGCCGCCGGCCTGAGCTTCGAGCTCAACTCCGGCTACCGTTCCGCGGCCTACCAGCAGCGCGTCTTCGACTGCTGGGTCAAGCAGCTCGGCTCGCCGCAGGCCGCGCGCCAGTACGCGCTCCCGCCGAGCGAGTCGGCGCATGTCCAGGGCTACGCCATGGACATCGCACCGCCCTCGGCCGCCTCGTGGCTGGAGTCCACGAAGGGCCAGTACGGGCTCTGCCGCCGCTACGAGGACGAGACCTGGCACTTCGAGTACCAGGCCCGCTACAAGACCCAGGGATGCCCGGCGCTGCTGCCGCACCCGTAG
- the mscL gene encoding large conductance mechanosensitive channel protein MscL — protein sequence MLSGFKKFLMRGNVVDLAVAVVMGAAFGAIVKSLVSDIIMPLITAIFGKQDYTKLSFTLNKSTFAYGDLLTNVISFVSIAAAVYFLIVMPINHLNDRRKARLGIPEQATAPTDVQLLAEIRDLLAAQRNAE from the coding sequence TTGCTCTCCGGTTTCAAGAAGTTCCTGATGCGCGGCAACGTCGTCGACCTGGCGGTCGCGGTCGTCATGGGCGCGGCGTTCGGCGCGATCGTCAAGTCGCTGGTCAGCGACATCATCATGCCCCTGATCACGGCGATCTTCGGCAAGCAGGACTACACCAAGCTGAGCTTCACGCTGAACAAGTCCACGTTCGCCTACGGCGACCTGCTGACCAACGTCATCAGCTTCGTGAGCATCGCGGCCGCGGTCTACTTCCTCATCGTCATGCCGATCAACCACCTCAACGACCGGCGCAAGGCGCGGCTGGGCATCCCGGAGCAGGCGACGGCGCCCACCGACGTCCAGCTGCTGGCCGAGATCCGCGACCTGCTGGCGGCGCAGCGCAACGCCGAGTAG
- a CDS encoding DUF3099 domain-containing protein, which translates to MRIGRDKNAQQDVVYGITDAPKPLSQDIRSRESKYLMAMGIRIAAFLLIVILPIAWPWKIGLAVLALVLPYVAVVYANGGREPEPGADSPYSHAERRALLSGQGGPPENDDDTPGEPISGRILGDDD; encoded by the coding sequence ATGCGGATCGGCCGGGACAAGAACGCGCAGCAGGACGTCGTGTACGGGATCACCGACGCCCCGAAGCCGTTGAGCCAGGACATCCGGTCGCGCGAGTCGAAGTACCTGATGGCGATGGGGATAAGGATCGCGGCGTTCCTGCTGATCGTGATCCTGCCGATCGCCTGGCCGTGGAAGATCGGGCTGGCGGTGCTGGCGCTGGTGCTCCCCTACGTCGCGGTGGTCTACGCGAACGGCGGGCGCGAGCCGGAGCCGGGTGCGGACTCCCCGTATTCGCACGCCGAGCGGCGGGCGCTGCTCTCCGGGCAGGGCGGCCCGCCGGAGAACGACGACGACACGCCCGGGGAACCGATCTCCGGCCGGATCCTCGGCGACGACGACTGA